In the genome of Lathyrus oleraceus cultivar Zhongwan6 chromosome 4, CAAS_Psat_ZW6_1.0, whole genome shotgun sequence, the window ccttctccgttggtgtcgataaacatcgagtttttcctattcgtcctatgacgtctagttgtacccttccccagttggttacctctccgttggttttggtaaacgtcgagtttttcctggtcgtccccagttggttacctctccgttggtttcgataaacgtcgagtttttcctggtcgtccccagttggttacctctccgttggtttcgataaacgtcgagtttttcctggtcgtccccagttggttacctctccgttggtttcgataaacgtcgagtttttcctggtcgtccccagttggttacctctccgttggtttcgataaacgtcgagtttttcctggtcgtcccccAGTTGAGTTACCTCTtcgttggtttcggtaaacgttgagtttttcccatttcgtccgttgacgtatggttgtatctcttccaatcattcattaatgtccggttacctctccgttggttccgataaacgttgagtttttcctagttgtctgttggcatctagttgtgatttctattcccattcatcgtcgttgtgatgtctggatgtggccgtatcctttgagaagaaaaaaccaaaaaaaatacccagtaataaatatcagatcccagtggacgtttccattggtgaatcccagcagtgtgcaaattctacggttcttggtattcaatccctgtttaccctgaaagtctgacagccgttgctctcatccgttcgggttcccagttgattgaataggggcagctgtagcacctcaaatttgcacctaccttgtgtacatacattttcatattaggtcattaacataacatagtccactgcatagcattgcattgtcttttgcccaagtgcaagtcatcgGACAAAACtaggtcaagatgatcaggagaatcagtcaatcaagcaagcaagtgcatttcctattgaagcaaagccctagggttggtttatcaagttcatatgattatgtgatcattttggagtggtttggccaaagattggttgatcaaagctcaacagtcaagctgaattttatctgaaaccctagaaagcCAACTGtaagtcaactgagggctaggaagtggagagatggtttgagacgcttccttcatgtcccaaagaaggtcatttgtcattacaaacactTGTCTGGAAGAAGAAATCATTTCGTTCTTTTCTCGAATTAATCTTGGAAAGTCCAGTTGGGTTGGATGATCCTGGTTGATTACTGAAGAGTTGATTTGGTTGTGGAAATTTAATCGTGGTCGCATTAAGCCCATTCATTTCTTTTTGTTAAGCCCATAATTTTAGCCCATTAACCATTTTCCAAATAATTCCATTTTATTATCCAAATCATAATCCATAATCCATTTAGTTTGATTTTAACACAATCCAATTTAACCATGATCCATTTTTATATCCATTTAACCATTTGATTGTTTTAACCAATTATCCAACTTTTTGAATCCATAAACCACATAAACCAAAATCTTATCCAATTTGATTTTTCCAATCCAATTTCATTTCATTGATTAATATCCCCAATTTATCCAATTTTAATCCAAGTTCATTAATCCTTTTGTATCCATTTGGTTAACCCATATCCATTTTTTTTATCTCACAAAATCCAATTAATCCACATTAAATAGTTATCCATTTAAACAATCCTAACCCCTTTATCTAACACACCGTGTCCGATTCACCATCTCTTTTAtctttttttaataaaacaaaaAGAACCGAATGTGCAGCAGAGGCAAGCTACAGTGGGAAAAGCGTGAAAACAAGTGTGAGCCACGGAAGCTGCAACTTAAACAAGCCAAATTGAAACGCAAGTCACGGCAGTCCAAAACGGCAACGCAATTTGAAGTTGCAGCATACACCAACTGAAGCAAAGCGAAATAAAAAATGCAGCAAAATGGAAGAGCATCATGAGTACTCTGCAACAAACCAATTTCGCCCTACAACCTGCATAATAACCAATCCATAACAGAAAAATCAATATCATCACCCTATAAAATCAATCTTCTTCTCATCTTCcagcttcttcttcttcaacctCATCGTATCTCTAACCAAACTTCCAGAACTCCCTCTTCCTCCACTTTCTTCTCCAATCCTCATCGCATCTCTAACAAACCTTCAACCAACTCTTCAATGGAATCACTACTGAGTTTCAGTTCCCTCGCCATCACCCTGTAACAATCACACACAAAACCTGCAAAAAGAGTCTCTTCGATCTCTTTCTTCAACTCTCTCGACACCCTTTCACAATCTCACTAATCACCACCCCAATTTCTTCACTCTCTACATCATCTAACGAACTTCACTACCCACACCTGGCCAACAGAATCCATCAACACGAGAAGAGCATAAGAGGAAAATcgaaaagaagtagaagaagaaaaATAAGGCGAAGAAAGAGGGAAGACACCAAGAGAATACCTGAGACGAACTTCCATTAACATCGTCGTTGCGCCGGTCGTCTTTGCCGGCGAATTCATTGGTTGTTTCTTGCTGGACCTTGATTCCGTCCTCAATCCATGGTGTCCCTTGCTTCAGTGAATCTTCTCGAATCCAACAATCGAACCGCGCCTTCCACGATTACAAGTCAAGATACGTAAGCGCCACGATTCAAAGTACCAGGGAACGGCGAGGAAGATTGGAGTAGAAGAAGAATAGGAGAGTAGATAAGCGATTGTTTTGTACCGCATCAGTATCCAAACGCCGTCCGCCGCGTGCGTCACCGTCGACAACGAAGGTATGTGAAACTCCACCGATTTGACTCGCGTTGATTACCATTGTGCAAATATGGATCCAGTGAATGATTCTCCCAAACTTGCAAGCTCGATTACCTCCGTATGAGGACCGGATTTGGGAATATTCAATCTAGGGTTCGTGAGAACTTTTGCTTCGGTTTGCATTTTCGAATAGAGATTAGGTTGGATCAACAGTGGATTTGGATTAAGGGAATCGCAGTGAGTTTGGCCGTGTGGAGGTCGTGTTTGTAGGAGTTCCGCTGCCGTCGGTGAAGAACTCCGGCGCGGCAGAACGGGGATGGAACCTAGGTTCGTGGTGAAACGGAGTCGTGGTGGTTGAAAACGTGTTGCTACTTATCCATTAAGcacttttcttttctttttcttttttttgtttcGGTTGTTTGTTTCCTTCAGCCTGTTGCTGGATTTGTGCGGTAGTGTATAAGTGATATCAATTAGATTACAGTGTAGTTGATAGGTGTGGTCTAGTTAATTAGGATATAGTTAATTAAGGTGTGGTTTAGGGATTAGAAGATAGTTTAGATATTTTAGGAGTAACTCTAGAATTTAGTTCATAATTTTTAGATGGTGTTTTTACATAATTTGTAGAATGTTATTTGTGTGTTAATTTTGGATATTGGTTCTGAATATCTTTATGATTAGTTTAGAATTATGATAATTAGAAATGTTAGAATAATTAGATAGTTTAGAATTAATTGGAAATGTTATTAGAATTAATTGATATTAGGAGTAGTTTAGGTAATTAGAATAATTAGATAATTAGAAATAATTCTAGGATTAGTCTAAATAGATTTTTAGAAATTAATTAGCAATATTAAGTTTAGATTTTTAAATAATTAGAAATACTAGATTAGTTTAAGATTTAATTGCTTTAATTAGAACTTACATAGAATAGAAATTTAATTCAATATTAATCCATGACTGGTGAAATGACGATTCTACCCCTAGGCTTAGAAATAATTCAATCTTGCATGCTCCCTTAATTTTAGGACATGTTATTACTTGAGTAAATGAATTTCATGTGGAGTTTGAGCTTCCGTTTTGGATTTTTGTTCCtctttgaccctagtcttgtactagtggtttgtgctctcacatttgagttttgtttcaggttaaaagcacatgtgcttatgcttgatgatgctTATCCAATTGGAGTTGGCTTGTTGATTGTTTAGGACTAACTTTggttttgttttgtaggttttgaaacttgAGTTTGTTCCTTATGGCTTGCATTTTTTGTGCACTGATAattgttatctgtttgtgttatggacttgtaattgtctgttggctttttgtttgagctgagtactgatcatattggattgatttcaggtaccttagttgctatagttcccttgtgaacttgattgtgctttgcttgctagcttgagcactgaggtatattgatctcttctccatgtagtctggaagacctggcttgttacctggccaggcacctgtctgaagtcctccttaagaggcaatgtttgtgtttgtttacctttgtccttgtacatattcaaagacctcctaagtgaagaggcattggcagataccagggatgtgcaatccatcctctgctattctgtgtgtcatctgctttgctcacactactgtgttgatgcattgcagatactagcccaagatcattgtacattgtgtcagtcatatgtgtaggagggttcccaccttctgaacccacacattcttgtcttaagctctcccaggccagggataagagctgtgaagtctcatcttcactcacctttcatcagcttcaccctaactctcaatgttagggttaagagctaacattaccctgttacagtggtttgtttgttgaggttgatatgacccctcgactaaaacctaaccttgattgagcccattgattgcatatagtgtgtgctatttgtgcttgtgtgtttgctttagcttgcttcctgtgcaagttaggtttagtttggcttgcttcctgtgcaagtcatgtttaggatagcttgctccctgtgcaagttagctagaaaccttaacttagggacgattttgcatgataacatctaggctcgagtcgtagtctccctagttgtgtctccctctgttatctggttaggctagtcctgtgtccctccgtaggggaactacgtcgccctgatcctcataccagatgaggtacgtaggcaggagatgagctgatctctccgggcgccctttttgttttgtctttgtgtgtgttaggagatggatgtaagcccagcgattggcattccgtatcctcttgttgtgtgcttggaatccggtataagtccatccagtggcatctggtttccaatgtgggtgcgttttggttcggaagccgatgtaagtccagcgattggcattcgggttccatgtttgcccttGCCTGTGTGGTTTcgtgtgcgtgttagccgagctacgaatgctctgattctccttcgtccaaggagatacgtatgcataggatgcgacatcctagcgagcatgttttcccccagttcgaactactttgactctgatgtctatgcttgatagactaagtaggcccaggatgcgatatcctgccgagtcagtcttgtttgttttcttgtgtctctttcagcctgtgtagatgattgtttatgagcagtgttttagcaaccatattccttccttttgtgcgtggatcccgtcgagtacgacggatgcgtaggggtgctaataccttcccttcgcataaccgactcccgatcccattctctttggtcgcgagaccatgtcttttccaggtttacttcgagcgtttcctttccctcttttgggataaataacgcacggtggcggctctgttgtttcgttttcccgccggtttttcgcgtaatgcgacacatagcataacataacattgcataacaggtattctaaaagatcaatgttctcATGGTCTTccattgcaaacagaaaaatagccctcgaacaaactgtcaaagatctccaggctcaaaatgctcaattccagaAGATGATCCTGAGCTTATCCAAGGGACAGGAGGAGttgaaggctctcttgctcgagcagaagaaagacaagaatcttgtgagttacatcaacccaggaagaaggcttcaaagaatatgctcaaaaatggagagatttggctggcagagtcaaaccccctatgactgatcgagaattagtggacatgttcataagtacactgactggcccattctaccgccatctactgggaagttcttcatcgggtttcactgaacttatattgacaggtgaacgtgttgaaagtggtattcaaagtggaaagatacagacggctacctctgcaagcaccaaaaggtcctatcaggctaggaacgaatcaaatgttgtgtacaGTCAAAGGGGTCGTAgcaagaagaatcgtgaccataccattggagcagttacgattgcagcaccgccatctcaaaactttcagcacagacaagacaggccaagaaggaagtttaccaagatcaatatgactttagcacaggcactgcagggtatgctgAAAGCGAAGTTGATTACCCTCAtagatcctcctacgaatcccaacactacttctcctcgttataatcctaatgccaggtgtgcatatcactccgatagccccgggcatgatacaaacgattgttggtcattgaagaataagattcaggatatgatcgacgcgggagaaattgaatttgatcctccagagactcctaatgtcatcactgcacctatgcctaaccatgacaagactgttaatgctgtggatgacaattctcacatttctaatgtagctgacttagcatctccaCTCCTGACCATCAAGAAGAAGTTATTGCAAactggtttatttccaggttgtgctgaaaattgtgatctctgtatactccgaccaaatgattgtttgaagttgagaaatggtattcaacggctgatggacgagcgtacaattctctttgaaaagattcctaaggtggaaagctctattgaagaaatatttgtgatcgctaggtccaaagttccagtgaagattaccgctactagagtgccggtgaagattactgttgagcccaaggtagctcccctaatcattaccgcacctggcccagtaccgtattcctcaagcaaagccattccttggaattatggaggtgatgtttacatccatggcgtgaagcaagaTGATAATcctgctaatcctaatgacgttgacattgttgggactagtagaattactcgaagtggaagggtcttttctccagaaatctcacctcccaTCCCGGAACCgcgaggaaaggaaccagtcaacccttctcagtcagagacaccggtcgaagttactaccaaagatgttgccaaacaagaaatggaagaagtgctgaaaatcatccgcaagagtgattttgatgtggtagaacagttggggcataccccgtctaagatctcgatgttatccttgttgttatcttctgaatctcacgccaatgccttgataaaattcttgaagactgctcatgtacctcaggaaacatctgtcgatcagttcgaaaattatgttgctcacttggcagtcgacaatggcctaggcttttccgatgctgacctgaaaccagcaggaaagaatcacaataaagctctgcatatctccattgagtgtaaaggaatcaccttgtctcatgtgctgatcgataatggctcttctttgaatgtgctaccgaaagttgtgctcgataaactggactgtaaaggcattgaactgaaacctagtgactctgtggtgcgtgcttacgatggtgcaaagagcgttgtccacggtgaagtggtcctccctatcaagataggacctcaagtcttcaacactatctttcacataatgaacattcgtcctgcctattcctgcttgctgggacgcccttggattcatggggcaagtgatgtagcttcgtctctccatcaaaagctgaggtatccaatagagggtaagatcgtcactgtgtgtggggaagaagagtatattgtcagtagtgtgcataccttcagatatgtcgagatggatggtgaattctttgagactccgtctcagtcatttgaagtagttcctccgactaatcctgtccttaagccaacttcctgtgtgcccaaggttgttcgtgctcctcctactatgatttctctgaaagatgctcaagccgtggttgaagatggtggtcgtactggctggggtcaactgatcaatgtaccgtacaagtctgatagatttggcctgggatttagctctgagaaggtagtcaaggatcagattaatgctatagaagatgctgacagcgattgcgacctggatagctggatcttcccaacaattggtgacggactcaataattggaaggctgaagacactatcccgatttcctttagtcaggagtaattgttattgtctattttagtgttgcaatttttttttaatgtttacaattgaacttcttaaagcattgtgtctatgcccggggcacaatagctaatttgttaagggtttgtcatttcataagcatatttacattcaataaatcaatggactttttgcattcaaatattgcgctctttatctttcctgtcaccttccaaacaagctatgttttcttacgCACACTCACGTAAtaaattgcagatccatacccactctggatcctgttgataatagttctactactattcattatgactttgaaaatccgatctaccaagccgaggatggaagtgaggaggattgtgaagtccctggagaacttaccagactattactgcaagaagaaaagactatacagccgcatgaggaatcaattgaaattgtaaatctgggtaccgaggtagacaagaaagaagtcaaaataggagcaggcttggagaacagtgtcaaaggaagattgattcagatgttacatgactatttagagattttcgcttggtcttatgaagacatgccaggactggatactgatatagtagtgcatcgtctgccaatgaaggaagattgtcgtcctgttaagcaaaaggttcgtcgcatgcgtcctgaaatgtctgagaaaatcaaagccgaggttatgaaacaatttgatgcaggttttctggctgttacttcttatcctcaatgggttgctaatgtggtaccagtgccaaagaaggatggcaaggtgcgaatgtgtgtagattacagagatttgaataaagcgagtcccaaagacgactttccactcccgcacattgatgttctggtagataacaccgctcaacacaaggtattctcattcatggatggattctcaggttataaccagattaagatggcacctgaggacatggagaaaactacgttcgtgacgcaatggggcactttctgttacaaagtaatgccattcggtctaaagaatgccggggcaacttaccaacgtgccatggtggttttgttccatgatatgatccatcacgaaatagaggtatatgtggatgacatgatagccagatctcatactgaagaagaacatctcgatcatttatacaaactgtttgagaggttgaagaaatacaagttgagattgaacccgaacaaatgcacctttggagtaagatccggtaaactcttgggctttattgtcagtggtaaaggaattgaggttgacccggataaggtgagagctattcaagaaatgccagtcccccgtacagataaagaagtcagaggtttcttgggacgtttgaattacattgcccgatttatctcccatttgactgctacctgcaaacccatcttcaaactactgaggaaaaatcaagagatggtatggaatgacgaatgtcaagaagcttttgataaaatcaagaagtatctccaggaacctccaattctgataccaccagttgaaggaagacctctaatcatgtatttgaccgtgttagaaaattcaatggggtgcgtgttggggcagcatgacgagtctggtcgaaaagagcacgccatatactaccttagcaaaaagttcaccgactgtgaaacaagatactcactgctcgagagaacttgttatgctttggcctgggctgctcgccgactaagacagtatatgttgaatcataccactttattgatttctaagatggatcctatcaaatatatatttgagaaacctgctctctccggaagaataacaagatggcagatgattttaacagagtatgatatccaatacactactcagaaagcaatcaaaggaagcgtgctagctgatcatttggctcatcaagcggtggatgattaccaatctatgaattttgagttcccagatgaggatgtcatgcttgtcactgattatgaagaacctggaccggatgaaggacccgaactgggatcccgatggactatggtttttgatggatcttctaatgcattgggcaatggagttggtgttgttatcatttcccccaagggttgccatacgcctttcactgctagactatgtttcgattgtaccaacaatatggctgagtatgaagcatgtattttgggactcagagctgctatagacctaagaatcaagtttttgagtgtgtacggagactcaacattagtaatcagtcagatcaaaggagaatgggacactaaacatctgaatcccatcccttatcgagagcgggtgttaacgttaatcccatacttcgaagggattacattcgaacatattccacgagaagagaaccagttggcagacgcattagctaccatgtcatctatgttcagagtcagatgggatgacgaagctcccatgatcaccattgaacgattagatgaaccagcatattgttatgaactcaatactgagggagtagaggagaaaccttggttccacgaagtaaaaagatatttagaaactcaggaataccctgaaggggcatccatcaatgacagaaaatttctgaggaagttctccgctaaattctttttgagtaatggaatattatacaagcgtaaccatgattcgactttgcttcgctgtgtggataaaaaggaagcaaaaaagattatggaagacatgcatgacggtatttttgggactcattctagtggacatacgatggccaagaagattctgagatcaggatattattggtctaccatggaagctgattgccaccgtcactccagaacctgtcacaagtgccagatctatgcggataaagtacatgtgcctcctgctccattaaacgtgttgacatccccttggccctttgcaatgtggggcattgatatgattggagagattaaacctaccgcttctaatggacatcgtttcatccttgttgctattgactactttacgaagtgggtagaggcggcctcatttgcttctgttaccaagaatgtggtggcacggttcatcaagaataacctcatttgtcggtatggcatccctgaaagaattatcactgacaatggtactaatttgaacaacaagatgattactgaactctgcacgcagttcaaaataaaacaccataactcttctccctaccggccaaagatgaatggcgccgtggaggctgctaataagaatatcaaaaagatcatacaaaagatgacagtaacgtataaagactggcatgagatgttaccatttgctctccatggttatcgcacgtcagtgcgcacttcgacaggggcaactccgttcgctttagtctacggaatggaagccgttttaccagtggaagttcagattccctctctaagaatcatgaaagaggcgggcttagaggaagatgagtggattcagactcgactcgatcagataaatttgattgatgagaagagacttgcggctgtttgtcatgggcagatatatcagaaacgcatgacccaggcatttaacaaaaaagtcaagagacaggtgtatcaaattggcgacttggtgatcaagcgtatcattctaccacaaggtgatcccagaggcaaatggactcccacatacgaagggccatttgtagttaagaaggtattctctggtggagccatgatgcttgctaccatggatggcgaagatttcccgcatcctgtgaacgtggacatagttaaaaaatactacgcataaaagagacccgctaggtcgatgtatctaggcaaaagtaagggcatcccggcgaaccaaaaaggttcgggcaaaaattagggataaacatataaaaatgtacacccggcaagtcgaaaacctgaaaaggcggcttgggcaaaaaagggtatcctggtggactgaaaacctgaaaaggcggtccaggcaaaaattggggattaaagcgtatgactatgtcccgttctcggccagcttcacccaagttcaaaggattgaacaagctaatcacttttatccgaccgcaggagatgagaggcttgaagacataatgacagtagtggaattaggatcaataggactttttctgcatagctttctctttgttttcttgacaatttcctcttactaggatttctgtctccttgtactcaaattgcctgtttataggccttctttcaaaatcaatacaattttatttcgaaaaaatgctgttgttttacttcctctgttttgtttgcgtaaacgtccattgatttagtttgaattaatatatgcaatttgaatatgatcgatgtttatcaaaaatacatgcataaaataacaatagcgattactaaaagacttcaggatcgaggagaaggtctaaccatgctttccaataagtccggttacaaatcctttccccagcaaaaccagttattccccagaagaggtcggcatcaccagacagattggtcatctcttccatccccagccaggctctgttagatatttccaccatcagacagaaatccTTTACCCCCAGCTAGGAAAGGGTCAgcaatacaagtatctccaaccagaatattgggatttattttcccctggaagaacttttcagacgcataattcattcattacatcatttcacagcatacacatgcatacattgttcgcatttatcTTAGAAGCATAAgacatctcatgcatcatgacatggcatgaagttacctttatttttcaggttaattatcctctggatacggtcaaaataaagatccattcagacggacatctttatcgattacatttacgtctttcagatataatccacaTGAACATCCATTCcgacaagcactctgatatcctcctaatggcgtggcatctttaagcccatcccagacatttattgcaaatacaatgtatacaaatattgtcagacatggcctaacgtacggttcattctgattcagcctaacgtatggttcctccAACTGTTCCAAAACGGTCTAGCGTACAACCCATTTGGAggttcatcccctcagatacgatctagcg includes:
- the LOC127076395 gene encoding uncharacterized protein LOC127076395, which produces MLHDYLEIFAWSYEDMPGLDTDIVVHRLPMKEDCRPVKQKVRRMRPEMSEKIKAEVMKQFDAGFLAVTSYPQWVANVVPVPKKDGKVRMCVDYRDLNKASPKDDFPLPHIDVLVDNTAQHKVFSFMDGFSGYNQIKMAPEDMEKTTFVTQWGTFCYKVMPFGLKNAGATYQRAMVVLFHDMIHHEIEVYVDDMIARSHTEEEHLDHLYKLFERLKKYKLRLNPNKCTFGVRSGKLLGFIVSGKGIEVDPDKVRAIQEMPVPRTDKEVRGFLGRLNYIARFISHLTATCKPIFKLLRKNQEMVWNDECQEAFDKIKKYLQEPPILIPPVEGRPLIMYLTVLENSMGCVLGQHDESGRKEHAIYYLSKKFTDCETRYSLLERTCYALAWAARRLRQYMLNHTTLLISKMDPIKYIFEKPALSGRITRWQMILTEYDIQYTTQKAIKGSVLADHLAHQAVDDYQSMNFEFPDEDVMLVTDYEEPGPDEGPELGSRWTMVFDGSSNALGNGVGVVIISPKGCHTPFTARLCFDCTNNMAEYEACILGLRAAIDLRIKFLSVYGDSTLVISQIKGEWDTKHLNPIPYRERVLTLIPYFEGITFEHIPREENQLADALATMSSMFRVRWDDEAPMITIERLDEPAYCYELNTEGVEEKPWFHEVKRYLETQEYPEGASINDRKFLRKFSAKFFLSNGILYKRNHDSTLLRCVDKKEAKKIMEDMHDGIFGTHSSGHTMAKKILRSGYYWSTMEADCHRHSRTCHKCQIYADKVHVPPAPLNVLTSPWPFAMWGIDMIGEIKPTASNGHRFILVAIDYFTKWVEAASFASVTKNVVARFIKNNLICRYGIPERIITDNGTNLNNKMITELCTQFKIKHHNSSPYRPKMNGAVEAANKNIKKIIQKMTVTYKDWHEMLPFALHGYRTSVRTSTGATPFALVYGMEAVLPVEVQIPSLRIMKEAGLEEDEWIQTRLDQINLIDEKRLAAVCHGQIYQKRMTQAFNKKVKRQVYQIGDLVIKRIILPQGDPRGKWTPTYEGPFVVKKVFSGGAMMLATMDGEDFPHPVNVDIVKKYYA
- the LOC127076396 gene encoding uncharacterized protein LOC127076396 isoform X2 — encoded protein: MTDRELVDMFISTLTGPFYRHLLGSSSSGFTELILTGERVESGIQSGKIQTATSASTKRSYQARNESNVVYSQRGRSKKNRDHTIGAVTIAAPPSQNFQHRQDRPRRKFTKINMTLAQALQGMLKAKLITLIDPPTNPNTTSPRYNPNARCAYHSDSPGHDTNDCWSLKNKIQDMIDAGEIEFDPPETPNVITAPMPNHDKTVNAVDDNSHISNVADLASPLLTIKKKLLQTGLFPGCAENCDLCILRPNDCLKLRNGIQRLMDERTILFEKIPKVESSIEEIFVIARSKVPVKITATRVPVKITVEPKVAPLIITAPGPVPYSSSKAIPWNYGGDVYIHGVKQDDNPANPNDVDIVGTSRITRSGRVFSPEISPPIPEPRGKEPVNPSQSETPVEVTTKDVAKQEMEEVLKIIRKSDFDVVEQLGHTPSKISMLSLLLSSESHANALIKFLKTAHVPQETSVDQFENYVAHLAVDNGLGFSDADLKPAGKNHNKALHISIECKGITLSHVLIDNGSSLNVLPKVVLDKLDCKGIELKPSDSVVRAYDGAKSVVHGEVVLPIKIGPQVFNTIFHIMNIRPAYSCLLGRPWIHGASDVASSLHQKLRYPIEGKIVTVCGEEEYIVSSVHTFRYVEMDGEFFETPSQSFEVVPPTNPVLKPTSCVPKVVRAPPTMISLKDAQAVVEDGGRTGWGQLINVPYKSDRFGLGFSSEKVVKDQINAIEDADSDCDLDSWIFPTIGDGLNNWKAEDTIPISFSQE